A single window of Rhizobium sp. SL42 DNA harbors:
- a CDS encoding glutamate synthase subunit beta has translation MGKVTGFMEIDRQVAKYQPASDRIRHFREFTIPMSDPEVTKQAARCMDCGIPYCHGPTGCPVHNQIPDWNDLVYNNKWEEAIRNLHSTNNFPEFTGRVCPAPCEEACTLNLEDAPVAIKTVEQAIADKAYELGFIVPQPATIHTGKKVAIIGSGPSGLAAAQQLGRAGHEVHVYERETKAGGLLRYGIPDFKMEKNFIDRRVEQMKGENVTFHYGVNVGVDVTVEQLRADYDAVLYCGGSETPREAGIPGVELHGVHDAMPYLVQQNRRVGRENIDSNGWPSDPILAGGKHVVVVGGGDTASDCVGTAFRQGAVKVTQLDIRPRPPQTEDKLAIWPFWATKMRTSSSQAEGAVREFQVATLEFVGEDGVLTGVKCCQVDEKRKPIPGTEFIIKADLGFIAIGFSGPFTDSVLKEMNGQLTLNTDRRGSTNVVADDKDYRTSVDKLWAAGDVRRGQSLVVWAIREGRQAARAIDEALMGSSVLPR, from the coding sequence ATGGGCAAGGTTACAGGTTTCATGGAAATCGACCGGCAGGTGGCGAAGTATCAGCCGGCCTCCGATCGCATTCGCCATTTCCGCGAATTCACCATCCCGATGTCGGATCCTGAAGTCACCAAACAGGCAGCACGCTGCATGGATTGCGGCATTCCCTATTGCCATGGCCCGACCGGCTGCCCGGTGCATAACCAGATCCCGGACTGGAACGATCTCGTCTACAACAACAAGTGGGAAGAGGCGATCCGCAACCTCCATTCCACCAATAACTTCCCGGAATTCACCGGCCGCGTCTGTCCTGCGCCTTGCGAGGAAGCCTGTACGCTGAACCTCGAGGATGCGCCGGTGGCGATCAAGACGGTCGAGCAGGCGATTGCCGACAAGGCCTACGAGCTCGGTTTCATCGTGCCGCAGCCGGCGACGATCCATACCGGAAAGAAGGTAGCGATCATCGGTTCCGGCCCGTCGGGTCTGGCCGCTGCCCAGCAGCTTGGCCGCGCCGGCCATGAAGTGCATGTCTATGAGCGCGAAACCAAGGCCGGTGGCCTGCTGCGCTACGGTATTCCGGATTTCAAGATGGAGAAGAACTTCATCGATCGTCGCGTCGAGCAGATGAAGGGTGAAAATGTCACCTTCCACTACGGCGTCAATGTCGGTGTCGATGTGACGGTCGAACAGCTGCGCGCCGACTACGATGCGGTGCTCTACTGTGGTGGCTCGGAAACGCCGCGCGAAGCCGGCATTCCAGGCGTCGAACTGCATGGCGTGCATGATGCCATGCCGTATCTGGTGCAGCAGAACCGCCGCGTCGGCCGCGAAAACATCGACAGCAACGGCTGGCCGTCCGATCCGATCCTCGCCGGCGGCAAACATGTTGTGGTCGTCGGCGGTGGCGATACCGCGTCCGACTGCGTCGGCACGGCCTTCCGCCAGGGTGCGGTCAAGGTGACCCAGCTCGACATCCGCCCGCGTCCGCCGCAGACCGAGGACAAGCTGGCGATCTGGCCGTTCTGGGCGACCAAGATGCGCACGTCCTCAAGCCAGGCAGAAGGCGCGGTGCGCGAGTTCCAGGTGGCAACGCTCGAGTTCGTCGGTGAAGACGGGGTGCTGACCGGCGTGAAGTGCTGCCAGGTGGACGAGAAGCGCAAGCCGATCCCGGGCACCGAGTTCATCATCAAGGCCGATCTCGGTTTTATCGCCATCGGTTTCTCGGGTCCGTTCACCGACAGCGTGCTGAAGGAAATGAACGGCCAGCTGACGCTCAATACCGATCGTCGCGGCTCGACCAATGTGGTGGCCGATGACAAGGACTACAGGACCTCGGTCGACAAGCTCTGGGCAGCAGGCGACGTTCGCCGTGGCCAGTCGCTGGTCGTCTGGGCAATCCGCGAAGGCCGCCAGGCCGCGCGCGCCATCGACGAGGCGCTGATGGGATCAAGCGTTCTGCCAAGGTAA